A region of Cherax quadricarinatus isolate ZL_2023a chromosome 57, ASM3850222v1, whole genome shotgun sequence DNA encodes the following proteins:
- the LOC128693500 gene encoding hemocyanin A chain, with protein sequence MQWAVVTAVFLAATVAADTNVAYQQQTINRLLYKISSPIKSTFTDLKQAAQSWNPREHIDKTSDGGAAVKRLMDELEDHRLLKQHHWFSLFNTRQREEALMLVDVLLHSRDFLTFKNNAAFFRERMNEGEFAYALYAAVTHSYLTRYVVLPPLYEVTPHLFTNSEVISKAYTAKMTQTPGIFKMEFTGSKKNPEQRVAYFGEDVGINSHHVHWHLDFPFWWTGDKIDRKGELFFWAHHQLTARYDAERLSNHLPPVDELYWDRPIKDGFAPHTVYKYGGEFPTRPDNKEFDDVEGVARIRDLKVLESRIHDAIAHGYIFNADGTHTDIDNDHGIDILGDIIESSAYSTNVAYYGALHNQAHRVLGAQADPKHKFNLPPGVMEHFETATRDPAFFRLHKYIDGIFKEHKDKLPPYTEEDLLYSNVRITDVEVSELSTYFEDFEFDLTNALDTTENVNEVSVKTRVSRLNHKPFSMNIHAHADHDDKVTVRIYIVPKYDENHIECDIDESRWGAILLDTFWTEVHAGDNEIKRKSSESSVAIPDRVSFPQLIHDADVAVANRAELPHKDTRSCGHPQRLLLPKGTKEGMEFWLDVFITSGDDAVHDDLAVHDHGSTHGYCGIRGEKYPDKRPMGFPLDRRIPDIRVYKVPNQHGHVVKIFHH encoded by the exons ATGCAGTGGGCTGTGGTCACAGCAGTGTTCCTAGCGGCCACTGTGGCCGCCGACACAAACGTAGCCTACCAGCAGCAAACCATCAACCGTCTACTCTACAAGATCTCTAGTCCCATTAAGTCAACTTTTACCGACCTCAAGCAGGCAGCACAATCATGGAACCCAAGAGAGCACATAGATAAAACCTCAGATGGTGGCGCAGCCGTAAAGCGCCTTATGGATGAGCTCGAAGATCACCGCTTGCTCAAGCAACATCATTGGTTCTCCCTCTTCAATACTCGTCAGCGCGAGGAAGCCCTGATGCTTGTCGATGTTCTGTTGCACTCGCGAGACTTTCTGACCTTCAAGAACAACGCCGCTTTCTTCCGTGAGCGTATGAATGAAGGAGAGTTTGCTTATGCTCTCTATGCGGCGGTTACCCACTCTTATTTAACACGATATGTGGTCTTACCACCTCTGTATGAAGTCACCCCTCATTTGTTCACAAACTCAGAGGTAATTAGCAAAGCTTATACTGCTAAGATGACGCAGACACCAGGCATCTTTAAGATGGAATTTACTGGCAGCAAGAAAAACCCTGAGCAGCGTGTGGCCTACTTCGGTGAGGACGTGGGTATCAACTCTCACCACGTCCACTGGCATTTGGACTTTCCCTTCTGGTGGACAGGAGATAAGATTGACCGCAAGGGAGAGCTTTTCTTTTGGGCTCATCACCAGCTCACTGCCAGATACGACGCTGAGCGCCTTTCAAACCATCTACCTCCAGTAGATGAACTCTACTGGGACCGCCCTATTAAGGACGGATTTGCTCCTCACACTGTCTACAAATATGGAGGGGAGTTCCCCACTCGTCCAGACAACAAAGAGTTCGATGATGTAGAAGGTGTGGCCCGTATTCGTGACTTAAAGGTATTAGAAAGTAGAATTCATGATGCCATTGCTCATGGTTACATTTTTAACGCAGATGGCACCCACACAGACATCGACAATGACCACGGCATTGACATCCTAGGTGACATCATTGAGTCTTCCGCTTATAGCACTAATGTTGCATACTATGGCGCGCTACATAACCAGGCTCACCGTGTCTTGGGTGCACAGGCTGACCCTAAACATAAGTTCAACTTACCACCAGGAGTCATGGAACACTTTGAGACTGCAACCCGCGACCCAGCATTCTTCCGGCTCCACAAATATATAGACGGTATCTTCAAGGAACACAAGGACAAGTTACCACCCTACACCGAGGAAGATTTACTCTACAGTAATGTCAGGATCACTGATGTTGAGGTCAGCGAACTCTCTACCTACTTCGAAGATTTTGAGTTTGACTTGACTAATGCTCTAGATACAACAGAGAACGTTAATGAAGTTTCTGTCAAAACCCGTGTATCACGCCTGAACCATAAACCATTCAGCATGAACATTCACGCCCACGCTGACCACGACGATAAAGTCACAGTTCGAATCTACATAGTACCTAAGTACGATGAGAATCATATCGAGTGTGACATCGACGAGTCTCGCTGGGGAGCCATCTTGCTCGATACCTTCTGGACCGAAG TACATGCTGGAGATAACGAAATCAAGCGTAAGTCCTCAGAGTCATCAGTGGCTATTCCTGATCGCGTGTCCTTCCCTCAACTGATCCACGACGCTGATGTGGCTGTAGCCAACCGCGCTGAGCTGCCTCATAAGGACACTCGATCTTGTGGTCACCCCCAGAGGCTACTGCTGCCCAAGGGTACTAAGGAAGGCATGGAATTTTGGCTTGACGTCTTTATTACCAGCGGAGATGACGCTGTCCATGATGACTTAGCAGTTCACGACCACGGCAGTACTCATGGTTATTGCGGTATCCGTGGGGAGAAGTACCCTGACAAGCGGCCAATGGGCTTTCCCCTTGACCGTCGTATTCCCGACATCAGAGTCTACAAGGTGCCCAACCAGCATGGCCATGTGGTCAAGATTTTCCATCACTGA